A single window of Deltaproteobacteria bacterium DNA harbors:
- the ruvB gene encoding Holliday junction branch migration DNA helicase RuvB yields the protein MSDPDRLITPATSEEDVALDTSLRPPTLADYVGQEQVKANLCVAIDAAKGRGDSLDHMLLCGPPGLGKTSLAHIIAREMNVSIRSTSGPVIERPGDLAAILTNLDAGDVLFIDEIHRLSRIVEEILYPALEDFQIDLMIGQGPAARSIKLDLKRFTLIGATTRAGLLTSPLRDRFGVTFRLDFYAPEELILIVKRSAAILQVRIEADGALEIARRARGTPRIANRLLRRVRDYAQVRADGVISRRVADEALAMLEVDREGFDKMDRAIMLTIIDKFSGGPVGLDTLAAAVGEERDTIEDVYEPFLIQVGYLSRTPKGRMATPRAHEHFGRAVGGAAAQGRLFPR from the coding sequence ATGTCGGACCCAGATCGTCTCATCACCCCGGCGACTAGCGAGGAAGACGTTGCCCTCGACACGAGCTTGCGGCCGCCAACGCTGGCCGACTATGTCGGGCAGGAGCAGGTGAAGGCCAATCTGTGCGTCGCAATAGACGCCGCCAAGGGGCGCGGCGATTCGCTCGATCACATGCTGCTCTGTGGGCCGCCGGGTTTGGGAAAGACCTCGCTCGCGCACATCATCGCGCGCGAAATGAACGTCAGCATCCGTTCGACGTCCGGCCCCGTCATCGAGCGACCGGGTGACCTCGCCGCGATCCTGACCAATCTCGACGCCGGCGACGTGCTCTTCATCGACGAGATCCATCGGTTGAGCCGGATCGTCGAGGAGATTCTCTATCCAGCGCTGGAGGACTTTCAGATCGATTTGATGATCGGGCAGGGTCCGGCGGCACGCTCGATCAAGCTCGATCTGAAGCGCTTCACCTTGATCGGCGCGACCACGCGCGCCGGTCTGCTGACCTCGCCCCTGCGCGATCGTTTCGGTGTCACCTTCCGCCTGGACTTTTATGCCCCGGAAGAATTGATTCTGATCGTGAAGCGATCGGCCGCCATCCTGCAGGTTCGAATCGAAGCCGACGGTGCGCTCGAGATAGCGCGCCGCGCTCGCGGCACGCCGCGCATTGCCAACCGGCTGCTGCGCCGCGTGCGGGATTACGCGCAGGTGCGTGCCGACGGTGTCATCTCACGCCGGGTCGCTGACGAAGCGCTGGCAATGTTAGAGGTCGACCGCGAAGGCTTCGACAAAATGGACCGTGCGATTATGCTCACCATCATCGACAAATTCAGCGGTGGGCCCGTCGGACTCGATACGTTAGCCGCCGCGGTGGGCGAGGAGCGCGACACGATCGAAGACGTCTACGAACCGTTCTTGATCCAGGTTGGTTATCTGAGCCGTACACCAAAGGGGCGCATGGCGACACCACGCGCGCATGAGCACTTCGGCAGAGCGGTGGGGGGCGCCGCGGCGCAGGGAAGGTTGTTTCCCAGGTGA
- the ruvA gene encoding Holliday junction branch migration protein RuvA, whose protein sequence is MIAQLSGTLAHKSPEHLVVDVGGVGYQVFVSLNCLYQLPNTGERVRLLIHTNLRENALELFGFAEADERQLFGLLIGVSGIGPRLALNILSGMPVRELQAAIESSDLVRLVSIPGIGKKTAERLVVELRDRVKILQAAHADGQGASRSDGVNTEAVSALVNLGYRRPEAEHAVKAARADGVEELSGVIRDALRRLSG, encoded by the coding sequence ATGATCGCCCAACTCAGCGGCACGCTCGCGCACAAATCACCCGAGCACCTGGTTGTCGATGTTGGGGGCGTCGGCTACCAAGTCTTCGTCTCACTCAACTGCCTCTATCAATTGCCCAATACCGGTGAACGCGTGCGGCTCTTGATTCACACCAACCTGCGCGAGAACGCGCTCGAGCTGTTCGGCTTCGCCGAGGCGGACGAACGGCAGCTTTTCGGGTTACTTATCGGTGTGTCCGGCATCGGTCCGCGCTTGGCGCTCAATATCTTGTCGGGCATGCCGGTTCGCGAGCTGCAAGCGGCGATCGAATCGAGTGACTTGGTTCGCTTGGTGTCGATCCCCGGCATCGGCAAGAAGACCGCCGAGCGCCTGGTGGTCGAGCTACGCGATCGCGTCAAGATCCTGCAGGCCGCGCACGCCGATGGGCAGGGCGCCAGTCGGAGTGACGGCGTCAACACCGAGGCGGTTTCGGCGCTGGTGAATTTGGGCTACCGTCGGCCGGAGGCGGAGCATGCGGTGAAGGCGGCGCGCGCCGACGGCGTGGAGGAACTCAGCGGCGTGATTCGCGACGCGCTGCGCCGATTGAGCGGCTAA